CACCTTGTTCTTCTGCTTCTTTGATCGCTTTCCTATTTTCTTCGGAAATCTCCCCAGCTTGATTCAGGAGCGTTCCATCCATGTCTAACGCGACCAGCTTAATTTCTGGTTTCATCATTTTCTTCACCCTTTCGTAAATCTTCCCTATGTACTTCATACCATGATAGCTTATTTTTTGTTAATAAGGAAAGAACGTGAGCAATTGAACAGTTCCTTGTGAGCAAGATTAAGCCCTTCTCCTTGCAGCAAAATAAACAAACTAGTTAATTTGCTGCGGGAGCGTTTAAATCAGCATCATTTGAAAAGGAGGCCATGAAATAATCATGACCTTAGTCAATTGCGCTTTACCTACAAGTAGAGGTCAGTATAAATCATTACTGCTTTTCTTTTTCTATTTCATCCAATTCTTTTTTGATTTGTCCTTCCCATTTAGGAACCCCGTCATTTTCGTCGAACTCTATAATGACATCCGTCACTCCCCGCTCCTTGAATATTTCATCAAACAGGCGATCTTTAATGTCATCCGCTTCCGCAATTGAAATATGGGGATCGAGCTCCACTTCCAATTCAACGTGAAAGTCTTCACCTTCTTTTAATACCGCAAGTTTCTGAATGTCTCTGACATCCGGATCACTCATGACCATGCTACCGATTTTTTGCCGCATTTCTATATCCGCTTCCCCAAGAGCGCCTGCTGCATTGTCAAGGAAAACCCGGCCAACCACATAAAACATGCCAAGACCAATCATGACCGAAGCGACACCTTCCGCTTGAATGAAAGGGGTGAAGTTCGCTAACAGAATCGCAAGAATCGCAAGAAGCCCGCCTCCAGTTGCGACCATATCTTCCATGAATACTAATTTCGTCGCTGGTTTTGCCCGTTTCAAACCAGCAAAGCTTTTAAAGATGATGGCTGTTCCTGTTGCTTCAATCCCAGTCTCATGCACGACTTCCTTCATCGCTTTAAATAAAACATATGATTCCAACACGACCGCCAAGGATAAAACGGACAAGTTAATGATGAGTCCAGTTGAGTGTACAGGGTGCAAAATGTGATGGAACCCTTCTTTGATCGTTTCATAGGACATGATCCCGACAACAAGTACTGCACCTAAAAGCACGAGGTTGACCAAACGTCCGAATCCATCCGGAAATCGATCTGTTGGTGATTTTTTACTTAATGCTGAACCGATGAATACGAAAAACTGGTT
This genomic stretch from Peribacillus muralis harbors:
- a CDS encoding cation diffusion facilitator family transporter, translated to MKELFQLLKQGNKSAFTAACVNSIIAILKGIAYIMTGNVAMFAETLHTLGDAANQFFVFIGSALSKKSPTDRFPDGFGRLVNLVLLGAVLVVGIMSYETIKEGFHHILHPVHSTGLIINLSVLSLAVVLESYVLFKAMKEVVHETGIEATGTAIIFKSFAGLKRAKPATKLVFMEDMVATGGGLLAILAILLANFTPFIQAEGVASVMIGLGMFYVVGRVFLDNAAGALGEADIEMRQKIGSMVMSDPDVRDIQKLAVLKEGEDFHVELEVELDPHISIAEADDIKDRLFDEIFKERGVTDVIIEFDENDGVPKWEGQIKKELDEIEKEKQ